The Cellulomonas shaoxiangyii sequence CAGCACCACGTCGGGGTCCGAGCGCAGGATCGAGCGCAGGGCGGCAGCGAAGGTCAGGCCGGCCTTGGGGTTGACCTGGACCTGGTTGATGCCCGGGAGCCGGTACTCCACCGGGTCCTCGACCGTGATGACGTTGATCTCCGGCTTCGACACCGCGTTGAGCGTCGCGTACAGGGTGGTCGACTTGCCCGAGCCGGTCGGGCCGGTGACGAGGATCATCCCGTACGGCTTGGTGTACGACTCCCTGTACCGCGTGTAGTTGTGCTCGAGGAACGACAGGTCGCGCAGGTCCAGGCTCGCGGTCGAGTTGTCGAGGATGCGCATGACGATCTTCTCGCCCCACACCGTCGGGAGCGTCGCCACGCGCAGGTCGATCTTGCGCCCCTGGTGGACGACCGACATGCGCCCGTCCTGCGGCTTGCGCTTCTCGGCGATGTCGATGTCGCTCATGATCTTCACGCGGCTGATCACCGCGCCGATGATGTTCTTCGGGGAGCGCTGCGTCTCGTGCAGGACGCCGTCGATGCGGTAGCGCACGCGCAGGTCGTGCTCGTTCGGCTCGATGTGGATGTCCGACGCCCGGTCGGTGATCGCCTGCGTGACCAGGAGGTTGACGAAGCGGACGATCGGGGCGTCGTCGTCGACGAGCCCGCCGAGCCGCGACAGGTCCATCTCGGGCGCGGGGGCCGCGTCCTCGAACGCCGAGGACAGGCCCTCCATCTCGTCGTCCGCGCGGCAGAACCGGTCGATCGCGCGCAGCACGTTGTCGTACGTGGCGACCACGGGGATCACGGGCATGCGGGACACCGTGCGGACGTCGTCGACCGCGACGACGTTGCCGGGGTCCGCGGTCGCCAGCACGATCGCACCGTCGCGCATGCCGACCGGCAGCACCGAGTACCGCCGGCACAGCGCCGCCGGCACGAGCCCGATCGCCGAGCGGTCCACGGCGTACTCGTCCAGGTCGACGAACTCCATGCCGACCTGCGCCGCCAGCGCCCGCACGAGCTGCGACTCGCTGAGCATCCCGAGCTCCACGAGGGTGCGTCCCAGGGACCCGCCGAGCGAGCTCTGCTGGTCGATCGCCGCGAGCAGCTGCGCCTCCGTCACGAGGCCTTCGTCGAGCAGGACTTCCCCGAGCTGCTTCACGTGCGTCCCTCCGCCTCACCGCGGGCGCCGGCGCGGCACCCACGGGGTCATCGGCAGACCGGCGGGGTGTCCTTGAGCCTCCGGACGCGTCCGGTCGGGGCCGACGCGTCCCCGGCAGGTCTCGTCACCCGGTCGGAGCGTCTGCGGGCGCGGCCCTTTCCCCGGGGGGAGGGTCAGCCGGCGACCGGCGCCAGCACCGCCTGCAGCGCGGCGTCCATCGCCGCGACGGGCGCCACGCGCCCGGTCATGAGCCGCACCTGCTCGGCCGCCTGGTGCAGGAGCATCCGCTCACCGCCGACGGTCCGCCCGCCGGCCCGCTCCCACGCCTGCGCCAGCGCCGTCGGCCGCGGGTCGTAGACGACGTCGAGGAGCACCCCGCGCACGGGCGCCGCCAGGGCCGCGGCGAGGGCGTCGGGCGCGTGGGCGGGGAGCGTCGAGACGACGACGTCCGCCGCGGCGACCTCGGGGGACGCCGCGTCGAGCGGGCGCAGGACCGGCTCGACGCCCATCCGGTGCGCGGCGCGCAGGAGGGCGCCGGCGCGGCCGGCCGAGCGCAGGTGCACCGTGGGCGTCGTGCACCCGAGCTGCGCGAGGGCGGCGAGCGTGGACGCCGCCGTGGCGCCGGCCCCGAGCACCGCCGCGCGGCGCACGCCCCCGGTCACGCCGGCCTCGCCGAGCGCCGCGACGATGCCGTGCACGTCGGTGTTCGCCCCGGTCAGGACGCGGCGCGGCCCCTCCCCCTGCGGCAGCACCGTGTTGACGGCACCGACCA is a genomic window containing:
- a CDS encoding GspE/PulE family protein; this translates as MKQLGEVLLDEGLVTEAQLLAAIDQQSSLGGSLGRTLVELGMLSESQLVRALAAQVGMEFVDLDEYAVDRSAIGLVPAALCRRYSVLPVGMRDGAIVLATADPGNVVAVDDVRTVSRMPVIPVVATYDNVLRAIDRFCRADDEMEGLSSAFEDAAPAPEMDLSRLGGLVDDDAPIVRFVNLLVTQAITDRASDIHIEPNEHDLRVRYRIDGVLHETQRSPKNIIGAVISRVKIMSDIDIAEKRKPQDGRMSVVHQGRKIDLRVATLPTVWGEKIVMRILDNSTASLDLRDLSFLEHNYTRYRESYTKPYGMILVTGPTGSGKSTTLYATLNAVSKPEINVITVEDPVEYRLPGINQVQVNPKAGLTFAAALRSILRSDPDVVLLGEIRDHETAQIAIEAALTGHLVLSTLHTNDAPSAVTRLTEMGIEPFLVGSALDCVVAQRLARRLCSKCKEPYTPTPQELEAAQFPWVPGEPLPELVRPRGCTACSRTGYKGRLALHEVMNVTEDIERHAVGHSSSADIAATAVKQGMRTLREDGWYKVASGDTSIEEILRVVA
- a CDS encoding shikimate dehydrogenase, with protein sequence MTGTVAHVRRCAVLGHPVGHSLSPVLHGAAYAALGLDGWRYEVHDVTEETLPAFLADLDASWAGLSLTMPLKHAVLGLLDHVEPLAQVVGAVNTVLPQGEGPRRVLTGANTDVHGIVAALGEAGVTGGVRRAAVLGAGATAASTLAALAQLGCTTPTVHLRSAGRAGALLRAAHRMGVEPVLRPLDAASPEVAAADVVVSTLPAHAPDALAAALAAPVRGVLLDVVYDPRPTALAQAWERAGGRTVGGERMLLHQAAEQVRLMTGRVAPVAAMDAALQAVLAPVAG